The following are encoded in a window of Syngnathoides biaculeatus isolate LvHL_M chromosome 3, ASM1980259v1, whole genome shotgun sequence genomic DNA:
- the LOC133497762 gene encoding neuropilin and tolloid-like protein 2, producing the protein MHRALILLVLIEEGLALAQRTKDSLSDNGVQSPNQNDCGTWVRNINGGVFTSPKYPETYPPNKECVYILEALPRQRIQLAFDKNYYIEPSFECRFDHIEIRDGPFGFSPLIDRVCGGKTPALVTSTGRFMWIKFTSDEELEGLGFRIKYTFVADPDFHLHVGGLLNPIPDCQFELGGFDGIIRSSQVDEAKRVKPGDALDCIWTIRAPPQSKIYLRFLEYQMEHSNECKKNFVAIYDGSSAIENLKAKFCSTVANDVMLENGVGVVRMWADEKSRLSRFRMLFTSFVDPPCSANTFFCHSNMCINNSLVCNGVQNCVYPWDENHCKEKRSGGLFHQITKTHGTVIGVSSGIVLVLLIISILVQMKQPRKKVVARRPGVFNKAGLQEVFDPPHYELFSLRDKEMSSDLGDLSEELDSFHKVRRSSTMSRCVHEHHCGSQGSVGTGGGGSGSIKHSRTTLSSMELSYHNDFSKPPPMKTFNSTGTYKKSCYGYKQHTQTHDCDQQVIEDRVTEEIPCEIYSRGGGAMGGVGIGGPVGITGGVAMAGGMGMTGGIAMAGPSGIAGGIGGGIGGACGTLTIRGNSARNSASVVDPQQRSMSMDF; encoded by the exons CGTTGATTCTCCTTGTTCTCATAGAAGAGGGCCTCGCTCTGGCACAGAGAACCAAAG ACTCCCTGAGCGACAACGGCGTCCAGAGCCCGAACCAGAACGATTGCGGCACGTGGGTGCGCAACATCAATGGCGGCGTGTTCACGTCGCCAAAGTACCCTGAGACGTATCCGCCAAACAAGGAGTGCGTCTACATCCTGGAag CTCTGCCCAGGCAGAGGATCCAGCTTGCGTTTGACAAGAATTACTACATCGAGCCGTCTTTCGAGTGCCGCTTTGACCACATCGAGATCCGCGACGGACCCTTCGGCTTCTCGCCCCTCATCGACCGGGTGTGCGGAGGCAAGACCCCGGCACTCGTTACGTCCACCGGACGCTTCATGTGGATCAAGTTCACCAGTGACGAGGAACTGGAGGGCCTCGGATTCCGCATCAAGTACACGTTCGTTGCGG ACCCTGACTTCCATCTGCATGTGGGCGGACTGTTAAACCCAATCCCGG ACTGTCAGTTTGAGCTGGGCGGCTTTGACGGGATCATTCGCTCCAGTCAAGTGGACGAAGCCAAGCGGGTGAAGCCCGGAGACGCCCTGGACTGCATCTGGACCATCAGGGCTCCCCCCCAGTCAAAG ATCTACTTGCGCTTTCTGGAGTACCAAATGGAGCACTCCAACGAGTGCAAGAAGAACTTTGTGGCCATCTACGATGGCAGCAGCGCCATTGAGAACCTGAAGGCCAAGTTCTGCAGCACCGTGGCCAACGACGTCATGCTGGAGAACGGCGTGGGCGTCGTGCGCATGTGGGCCGACGAGAAGAGCCGACTGAGCCGCTTCCGCATGCTCTTCACCTCCTTTGTGGACC CCCCTTGCTCGGCCAACACCTTCTTCTGCCACAGCAACATGTGCATCAACAACTCGCTGGTGTGTAATGGTGTCCAGAACTGTGTCTACCCTTGGGATGAAAATCACTGCAAAG AGAAGAGATCCGGCGGTCTCTTCCACCAGATCACCAAGACCCACGGTACTGTCATCGGTGTCTCATCTGGGATTGTGCTGGTTCTTCTCATCATTTCCATCCTGGTCCAGATGAAGCAGCCCCGGAAAAAG gtggtcGCCCGTCGGCCAGGTGTCTTCAACAAAGCAGGTCTTCAAGAGGTCTTTGACCCACCACACTATGAGCTTTTTTCACTGCGTGACAAGGAGATGTCGTCGGATCTCGGCGACTTGTCTGAGGAGTTAGACAGCTTTCACAAGGTGCGGCGCTCATCCACCATGTCACGTTGTGTACATGAGCACCACTGCGGTTCGCagggatctgtggggacaggcGGTGGGGGCAGCGGTAGCATCAAGCACAGCCGCACCACGCTAAGCTCCATGGAGTTGTCCTACCACAACGACTTCTCCAAGCCACCGCCCATGAAGACCTTCAACTCCACAGGCACTTACAAGAAGAGCTGCTATGGCTACAAGCAGCATACCCAGACCCATGACTGCGACCAGCAGGTCATCGAGGACCGTGTCACGGAGGAGATACCCTGTGAGATCTACAGCCGAGGCGGTGGGGCCATGGGTGGCGTGGGCATTGGAGGACCGGTGGGGATCACGGGGGGAGTAGCTATGGCCGGGGGCATGGGGATGACAGGGGGAATCGCCATGGCTGGACCCAGTGGCATCGCCGGTGGAATTGGCGGTGGGATCGGTGGAGCCTGTGGCACCCTCACCATCCGTGGCAACAGTGCCCGGAATAGCGCTTCAGTGGTGGACCCTCAACAGCGCTCCATGTCAATGGACTTTTAG